Genomic DNA from bacterium:
GGGCGGCGCAGCAGCTGCTCGAGGAGAATCCGGACCTCGCCGTTCGGGTAGTGCCCATGGGTATTCCGATTCCGGGGCGGGTCGAGGAGGAGGTTGCGCGGGCGTTCAGGAGGTCGAGAGGTCTGCCGCTCGACCATCCGTTGCTGGGCTCCTTCGGATTTCAGACGCCGATCAAGCGGACCGAGGTGGTGATCGAGGCATTGGCCGAGCCGGGTCTGGAGGACGCTCACCTCCTCATCGCCGGCGAGGTGTCGCCCCATCTCGCGCTGGCCGACAAGGCCGCCATGCTCGGCGTCGCGGATCGGGTGCATATCACCGGTTTTCTTCCCTACGACGAGTTCGAGGCCGCCATCACGGCCTGCGATCTGTGCATCAACCTGAGGTATCCGACCGCCGGCGAAACGTCGGCCTCGTTGCTTCGGGTGTTGGCTGTGGGCAGACCGGCCGTCGTTTCGGACTACGCACAGTTTCGCGAGCTGCCCGAGGAGGTGGCGCTCGCGGTTCCCCTGGGCGAAGGCGAGGCGCATGCGCTCGCGCAATCGGTCGGCGAAGTTCTGGCGAAGCCCGCCGTTCTAGGTCAGATGGGCCTCGCCGCGCGGACGTTCGTCAAGGAAAAACACGATCCGCAAGCAGCCGCGGCGGCGGTGGTCGAATCTTGTCTCGAGCTTAGAGATCTCGAGCCGGCGGGTGAAGACGCTGCCCGGATCGCACCGCCGACGACTCTGCTGTGGCGCGATCTGCCGGGCGACATCGAGGTGTCCGGCGCCGACGGACCGTGGCCGGAAGGCGAGCGTCGAGAGCTCGTTGTACGTTTGATCAATCGAGGCGTCGCCCGATGGCTGGCCACCAAAGAGACTCCGGGAGGAGTCCAGCTGACCGTCGAGTGGCGCTCGGAGATCGGGGGCGAAGCCCTCGAGGAACAGCAGAACGAGCTGCCTCGCGCGCTGGATAGCGACGAGGCGCACGAGTTTCGGTTCGCGCTGCGGCGGCCTCTCGGCACTCGGTTTCTGGTGATCGAGCCCCACATCGACAAACTCTCCGGTCTCAGCGCCTTTGGCGGTCCCTCCTGGGTAGGCGATCTCGGCGATGCGACCGGCTCGGCATCCTCGCCGGGCTTCTGAAGACCATGCGTGCCCTGAGATTCTCGGACGCGGCTCCGGGCTGGCTTCTTCTTGTCCTTGCTCTGAGCGCGGCCGCGTACTCGACGTTCGCCGTTTCTCCGGACCCGCTCGGCCCGACGGAGGTAACCTACCGCTTGCAGGCGGAGAGCCTGGCTCGCGACGGCGATCTCGAGTATGGGGAGCGCGATCGCTCGCGGTTTGCCGAAAGGGAATGGCCGCACCGCGAGGCCAAGGTCCTGATCTCG
This window encodes:
- a CDS encoding glycosyltransferase family 4 protein — translated: MSESSDLRLDYVSPLPPVRSGIADYSRDLVPALTELCDLRIIAVPGQEISEEIRRQHQPASAAELGAEDRLPFYQMGNNPYHEEVQRLALEVPGVITLHDVVLHHLLIEATLAKDDFEGYAERLTRDHGWIGDLVAKARYWGELSSAAMFGLPVHRTLVRRQRGILVHSQWAAQQLLEENPDLAVRVVPMGIPIPGRVEEEVARAFRRSRGLPLDHPLLGSFGFQTPIKRTEVVIEALAEPGLEDAHLLIAGEVSPHLALADKAAMLGVADRVHITGFLPYDEFEAAITACDLCINLRYPTAGETSASLLRVLAVGRPAVVSDYAQFRELPEEVALAVPLGEGEAHALAQSVGEVLAKPAVLGQMGLAARTFVKEKHDPQAAAAAVVESCLELRDLEPAGEDAARIAPPTTLLWRDLPGDIEVSGADGPWPEGERRELVVRLINRGVARWLATKETPGGVQLTVEWRSEIGGEALEEQQNELPRALDSDEAHEFRFALRRPLGTRFLVIEPHIDKLSGLSAFGGPSWVGDLGDATGSASSPGF